One region of Vigna angularis cultivar LongXiaoDou No.4 chromosome 10, ASM1680809v1, whole genome shotgun sequence genomic DNA includes:
- the LOC128194330 gene encoding uncharacterized protein LOC128194330 isoform X2, with amino-acid sequence MVDFENACADLGLELELEFPGFLNSLELSNEKLTGCTCLGGGCEICEEISSAICSASNYFAGAKEEIIMFKLDGNDPDEVASDQRTQVYSELSIPIEFSKVQYEFNALDLFKVEPIEPTLDYVPVMPAHTHILDSAFSIENIDMPYAVSELCTGFDIIPVDDSFTVGVHLAADLIDASEVIFEEPVQVMMETHADFEFSDGIAELNKEEAAETKATLVEAIDGVNIAKGVLNVQKQLKNLNGELQLLQQMPKQENFNAAMETIHKGAEHNGENPISSFFSLLLNSSYRSFIVVYIALSSIINSRIDNMLFFIKIKRINFDLWPI; translated from the exons ATGGTTGATTTTGAAAATGCTTGTGCTGATTTAGGATTAGAACTTGAACTTGAGTTTCCTGGGTTCTTAAACTCTTTAGAACTGAGTAACGAAAAACTCACTGGTTGTACATGCCTTGGGGGTGGTTGTGAAATTTGTGAAGAAATCAGTTCTGCCATATGTTCTGCTTCTAACTATTTTGCAGGTGCCAAGGAAGAGATCATTATGTTCAAGCTGGATGGAAATGACCCTGATGAGGTAGCTAGTGATCAGAGAACACAGGTTTATTCTGAACTTAGCATTCCCATAGAGTTCTCTAAGGTTCAATATGAATTTAATGCTTTGGATCTGTTTAAAGTTGAACCCATAGAACCTACTCTAGATTATGTTCCTGTTATGCCTGCACACACTCATATTTTAGATTCAGCCTTTTCCATTGAAAATATTGACATGCCTTATGCTGTTTCAGAGTTATGCACTGGTTTTGACATTATTCCAGTTGATGATAGCTTCACAGTAGGTGTTCATTTAGCTGCTGATTTGATAGATGCTAGTGAGGTCATTTTTGAGGAACCAGTCCAG GTTATGATGGAGACACATGCTGACTTCGAATTCAGTGATGGCATTGCAGAATTAAACAAAGAGGAAGCTGCAGAGACAAAGGCAACCCTGGTGGAGGCAATAGATGGTGTCAATATTGCTAAAGGAGTCTTGAACGTGCAGAAGCAATTGAAAAATTTGAATGGAGAACTGCAGTTACTGCAACAAATGCCTAAGCAGGAGAACTTCAATGCAGCCATGGAGACAATACACAAAGGAGCTGAGCACAATGGAGAAAATCCAATAAGCTCTTTCTTTTCCCTTCTTTTAAATAGTAGTTACAGGTCTTTTATAGTAGTTTACATAGCTTTAAGTAGCATAATAAATAGTAGGATAGATAATAtgttgtttttcataaaaataaaacgaatTAACTTTGATTTGTGGCCAATCTGA
- the LOC128194330 gene encoding uncharacterized protein LOC128194330 isoform X3 gives MDHSSAYGNFSFPYNAQPPRFDMFYEPIPEVFMQPANQAFQQQPPHCFQPYHEQPPLQVQQQLPHVYWDQYAEPEQENFLSEQPWQPSFFHYDAPEQEEFQSVQPWQDPLCDQQQGIPASELQGLTTQVVQLAAAVNKLIERVEGEKEASTNEAPLMVAAAAEFQEIECPTTSVTVPRKRSLCSSWMEMTLMR, from the exons ATGGATCACTCCTCTGCATATGGTAATTTCTCATTTCCTTATAATGCTCAACCACCAAGATTTGACATGTTTTATGAGCCTATTCCTGAGGTTTTTATGCAGCCAGCCAATCAAGCTTTCCAGCAGCAACCACCACATTGttttcaaccatatcatgagcAGCCACCCTTGCAAGTGCAGCAGCAGCTGCCACACGTATACTGGGACCAATATGCTGAACCAGAGCAAGAGAATTTCCTGTCGGAACAGCCATGGCAGCCATCTTTTTTCCATTATGATGCACCAGAGCAAGAGGAATTCCAATCAGTACAGCCATGGCAAGATCCATTATGTGATCAGCAGCAGGGGATTCCAGCATCTGAACTTCAAGGACTGACTACTCAAGTGGTTCAGTTAGCTGCTGCTGTCAACAAGCTGATTGAGAGAGTTGAAGGAGAGAAAGAGGCATCAACCAATGAAGCACCACTAATGGTAGCTGCTGCCGCAGAGTTTCAAGAGATTGAGTGTCCAACCACCTCTGTAACT GTGCCAAGGAAGAGATCATTATGTTCAAGCTGGATGGAAATGACCCTGATGAGGTAG
- the LOC128194330 gene encoding uncharacterized protein LOC128194330 isoform X1: MDHSSAYGNFSFPYNAQPPRFDMFYEPIPEVFMQPANQAFQQQPPHCFQPYHEQPPLQVQQQLPHVYWDQYAEPEQENFLSEQPWQPSFFHYDAPEQEEFQSVQPWQDPLCDQQQGIPASELQGLTTQVVQLAAAVNKLIERVEGEKEASTNEAPLMVAAAAEFQEIECPTTSVTVYSNPSFIDSHSTLNFDDDNSNSLMSDDCMSASVDISECVCEPYDHNYTDTHFEKLVDGFRELAVIHDCNSFVVVPISDFTTASAQLSENVYYDGDSIEPHSCFKEIDCTADLKVESTLLKVQTDFRKSKEYLKKMREAADHVLVLQYYEMDFDADVCEPENDFNVFDHMHDVPVEVLVLALIILIS, translated from the coding sequence ATGGATCACTCCTCTGCATATGGTAATTTCTCATTTCCTTATAATGCTCAACCACCAAGATTTGACATGTTTTATGAGCCTATTCCTGAGGTTTTTATGCAGCCAGCCAATCAAGCTTTCCAGCAGCAACCACCACATTGttttcaaccatatcatgagcAGCCACCCTTGCAAGTGCAGCAGCAGCTGCCACACGTATACTGGGACCAATATGCTGAACCAGAGCAAGAGAATTTCCTGTCGGAACAGCCATGGCAGCCATCTTTTTTCCATTATGATGCACCAGAGCAAGAGGAATTCCAATCAGTACAGCCATGGCAAGATCCATTATGTGATCAGCAGCAGGGGATTCCAGCATCTGAACTTCAAGGACTGACTACTCAAGTGGTTCAGTTAGCTGCTGCTGTCAACAAGCTGATTGAGAGAGTTGAAGGAGAGAAAGAGGCATCAACCAATGAAGCACCACTAATGGTAGCTGCTGCCGCAGAGTTTCAAGAGATTGAGTGTCCAACCACCTCTGTAACTGTATACTCTAATCCTTCTTTCATTGATTCACATTCTactttaaattttgatgatgataattcCAATTCTCTGATGAGTGATGATTGTATGAGTGCATCTGTTGATATTTCTGAATGTGTATGTGAACCTTATGACCATAATTACACTGATACTCATTTTGAAAAGCTAGTTGATGGTTTTAGGGAGTTGGCTGTGATTCAtgattgtaatagttttgttgttgttcctATATCTGATTTTACCACTGCTAGTGCTCAATTAAGTGAAAATGTGTATTATGATGGTGATAGTATTGAACCTCATTCTTGTTTCAAGGAAATTGATTGTACTGCTGATTTAAAAGTTGAATCTACTTTGTTGAAAGTACAAACTGATTTCAGAAAGTCCAAAgagtatttgaaaaaaatgagggAAGCTGCTGACCATGTTTTGGTGCTTCAGTACTATGAAATGGATTTTGATGCTGATGTGTGTGAGCCTGAAAATGATTTCAATGTGTTTGATCATATGCATGATGTGCCTGTAGAAGTTTTAGTCCTTGCTTTGATCATTCTAATATCATAA